A window from Calliopsis andreniformis isolate RMS-2024a chromosome 5, iyCalAndr_principal, whole genome shotgun sequence encodes these proteins:
- the LOC143179075 gene encoding facilitated trehalose transporter Tret1-2 homolog — protein sequence MSLNHRYYVTTVPDEGENSFKMPRASVVHMTSTATRPQHMSQVLATLALSMGTLSSGLAKGYTSPALDSILDSQPPHLYQSSNNDTWSAFSVTQQEASWVASLSMLGAWFGAMIGDWIMRRGRRLALRVTSLPLAAVWILTGIAPCVELVYVTSFIGGLCCSVITMVAQVYISEISMPGIRGCLSAMLKVLGHVGVLLSYIAGTYLNWRQSALLVAVAPSMLFLGTLFIPETPSYLVLNGKDDEAANSLQWLRGDHVDIRHELQVIKTNILASRAKQYELTFKNSMFTPRLYKPIAITCGLMFFQRFSGANAFNYYAVIIFRQTLGGMNPHGATIAIGFVQLLASLLSGFLIDVVGRLPLLIASTVFMSLALAGFGSYAYYMSQTQNLGYPDSAVVGQHDWIPLLCVLVFTTALALGISPISWLLIGELFPLEYRGLGSSISTSFSYFCAFVGIKLFMDFQQTLGLHGAFWFYAAVAVCGLCFVVCCVPETKGKQLDEMNPDYAQAR from the exons GTCCTAGCCACCCTGGCTCTATCGATGGGAACCCTGTCCTCAGGTTTGGCAAAGGGCTACACCTCGCCAGCCTTGGACTCCATTCTAGACAGCCAACCCCCTCACCTCTACCAATCATCGAACAACGACACCTG GTCGGCTTTCTCCGTGACGCAACAAGAAGCCTCGTGGGTAGCGTCTCTGTCGATGCTGGGCGCGTGGTTCGGAGCTATGATCGGCGATTGGATAATGAGAAGGGGCCGTAGATTGGCGCTCCGGGTGACATCCTTGCCCCTGGCTGCGGTCTGGATCCTCACGGGCATCGCACCTTGCGTCGAGCTGGTCTACGTCACCAGCTTCATCGGAGGCCTTTGCTGTTCGGTCATCACCATGGTTGCACAA GTGTACATATCAGAAATCTCGATGCCGGGTATCAGAGGCTGCCTGTCGGCGATGCTGAAGGTGCTCGGTCACGTCGGCGTGTTATTGTCGTACATAGCAGGCACGTATCTGAACTGGCGGCAAAGCGCGCTGCTGGTAGCAGTTGCACCGTCGATGCTCTTTTTGGGAACGCTCTTTATACCCGAGACGCCGTCGTACCTCGTCCTGAATGGGAAAGACGACGAAGCAGCCAACAGCTTGCAGTGGCTACGAGGTGATCACGTGGATATACGGCACGAGCTTCAG GTGATCAAGACGAACATCCTAGCTTCCAGAGCAAAGCAATACGAGCTGACCTTCAAGAATAGCATGTTCACTCCACGATTATACAAGCCCATCGCCATAACCTGTGGACTGATGTTCTTCCAAAGATTTTCTGGGGCGAATGCCTTCAATTACTACGCGGTGATCATCTTCCGCCAGACTCTGGGTGGCATGAATCCTCATGGAGCCACGATTGCGATTGGTTTCGTGCAGTTATTGGCTTCTCTGCTATCAG GATTCCTAATCGACGTAGTGGGTAGGCTGCCGCTCCTGATAGCCAGCACAGTGTTCATGTCGCTGGCGCTGGCGGGTTTCGGCAGCTATGCCTACTACATGTCGCAGACGCAGAATCTGGGCTACCCAGACTCCGCGGTTGTCGGCCAGCACGATTGGATACCGTTGCTCTGCGTGCTCGTCTTCACGACTGCTCTAGCTCTGGGCATATCGCCAATTTCGTGGTTATTGATTGGCGAGCTCTTCCCCCTGGAGTATCGTGGCCTCGGCTCGAGCATCAGCACCAGCTTCAGCTACTTCTGCGCGTTCGTGGGGATTAAGCTCTTCATGGACTTCCAGCAG ACGCTAGGCCTGCACGGAGCCTTCTGGTTCTACGCAGCAGTGGCCGTCTGCGGTCTCTGCTTCGTGGTCTGCTGCGTCCCGGAAACGAAAGGGAAACAACTGGACGAGATGAACCCTGACTACGCACAGGCGCGGTAG